In Corynebacterium afermentans subsp. afermentans, a genomic segment contains:
- the glf gene encoding UDP-galactopyranose mutase, which produces MAYDLIVVGSGFFGLTVAEQAASELGKRVLVVEKRSHIGGNAYSESEPETGIEVHKYGAHLFHTSNERVWEYVNRFTDFTDYQHRVFAMHDGTAYQFPMGLGLINQFFGRYYSPEEAKKLIEEQREGLDPAAATNLEERGIALIGKPLYDAFVKHYTAKQWQTDPTDLPPEIISRLPVRYTFNNRYFNDTYEGLPVDGYAAWLEKMAEHELIDVRTNTDWFAVASEVRAENPDAPVVYTGPLDQYFDYAEGRLGWRTLDFEQEVLEVGDFQGTPVMNYNDADVPYTRIHEFRHFHPERSSYPDDKTVIVKEYSRFASDDDEVYYPINTPEDREKLEAYRRLAAEESEQNNVLFGGRLGTYQYLDMHMAIAAALTLFDNQLRPFFESGEPLSQPRGH; this is translated from the coding sequence ATGGCATACGACCTCATTGTTGTTGGATCGGGTTTCTTCGGCCTCACCGTGGCCGAGCAAGCGGCGAGTGAGCTGGGCAAACGCGTGCTGGTGGTGGAAAAGCGCAGCCACATCGGTGGCAACGCGTACAGCGAAAGCGAGCCGGAAACGGGGATTGAGGTGCACAAGTACGGCGCCCACCTGTTCCACACCTCCAACGAGCGGGTGTGGGAATACGTCAACCGCTTCACCGACTTCACGGATTACCAGCACCGCGTCTTCGCGATGCACGACGGTACCGCCTACCAGTTCCCCATGGGGCTCGGCCTGATCAACCAGTTCTTCGGCCGCTACTACTCGCCGGAAGAGGCGAAAAAGCTCATCGAGGAGCAGCGCGAAGGCCTCGACCCCGCGGCCGCGACGAACCTGGAGGAGCGTGGCATCGCGCTTATTGGCAAGCCGCTCTACGACGCGTTTGTGAAGCACTACACCGCCAAGCAGTGGCAGACCGACCCCACGGACCTGCCGCCGGAAATCATCTCGCGCCTGCCGGTGCGCTACACCTTCAACAACCGCTACTTCAACGACACTTACGAGGGCTTGCCCGTCGACGGCTACGCCGCCTGGCTGGAGAAGATGGCGGAGCATGAGCTTATCGACGTCCGCACGAACACCGACTGGTTCGCCGTCGCTTCCGAGGTCCGCGCCGAGAACCCGGACGCGCCCGTGGTCTACACCGGGCCGCTGGATCAGTACTTCGACTACGCCGAGGGCCGCCTGGGCTGGCGCACCCTCGACTTCGAGCAGGAAGTCCTCGAGGTCGGCGACTTCCAGGGCACCCCGGTGATGAACTACAACGACGCGGACGTGCCGTACACCCGCATCCACGAGTTCCGTCACTTCCACCCGGAGCGCTCCTCGTACCCGGACGACAAGACGGTGATTGTGAAGGAGTACTCCCGCTTCGCCTCCGACGACGACGAGGTCTACTACCCGATCAACACCCCGGAGGACCGCGAAAAGCTCGAAGCCTATCGACGCCTCGCGGCAGAAGAATCCGAGCAGAACAACGTCCTGTTCGGCGGCCGGTTGGGCACCTACCAGTACCTGGACATGCACATGGCCATCGCGGCGGCGCTGACCCTGTTTGACAACCAGCTGCGCCCGTTCTTCGAGTCCGGCGAGCCGCTGAGCCAGCCGCGCGGGCACTAG
- a CDS encoding N-acetylmuramoyl-L-alanine amidase has product MQQRRSIQGGAARPARAAIMPVIVSVLLVTALVAANAFSGNRILQVQSLGAGAPEVYTSTSSFAAGDNITVDDAAIRTQGGEEDHVRRVVKEFSNDREFSIVGLTWTGERDVAAYVRSQKADGTWSEWFEMDPADPQAGSDKFGTEPIYVGRTKRIQVSTGNVDLLEGGRAVSDAPTTANDIEAVFLDGGTGTVQGGIQPVADSYTRGMPEVVTRAQWGAGRSSTPYYSEPTTAATVHHTAGSNNYSEAEAPGIVRGIWNYHTNNLGWGDIGYHALVDKYGNIYEGRAGGMDRGPQGAHVGSFNQNTWGVSMLGDYQSAEPTSAALRAMGEIIGWKAAVAGFDPTGSSYHVAEGNFRGSKYAAGQGAMFSNINAHRDFHYNTCPGDNLYSKLPVVRATAATKYRSLGGSRSGLGSILDRLSGNDKTSTTATTTATATTTAMDAAPADPNFRATGTAPTPTPTRQGSPSNGTPDGNLAALSSGDPNAIATVAGTAIGLVLLFLAAQDKLPTVSTAGDTQVFEGLTLAQAAGLAKQISPAVAPTLNAFGSSDAAQVWTALEPTLGKLVAGVGGPTGPAVALYSNGIGARNNEGEIIALVGKIAEAWLQQGLDAGPLGMPVTQQFNPTADTVRVDFEGGFITYNPSANTVDINTN; this is encoded by the coding sequence GTGCAGCAACGTCGCAGCATTCAGGGCGGCGCGGCCCGACCCGCCCGGGCCGCGATCATGCCCGTGATCGTGTCCGTCCTCCTCGTCACAGCACTCGTTGCCGCCAACGCATTCAGCGGCAACCGCATCCTGCAGGTGCAGTCCCTCGGCGCAGGCGCCCCGGAGGTCTACACCAGCACCTCATCGTTCGCGGCCGGCGACAACATCACCGTCGACGACGCCGCCATCCGCACCCAGGGTGGCGAAGAAGATCACGTGCGCCGCGTGGTCAAGGAATTCTCCAACGACCGCGAGTTCTCCATCGTGGGCCTGACCTGGACCGGCGAACGCGACGTCGCCGCGTACGTACGCTCCCAGAAGGCCGACGGCACCTGGTCCGAGTGGTTCGAGATGGACCCGGCAGACCCGCAGGCGGGCTCCGACAAGTTCGGCACCGAGCCGATCTACGTCGGCCGCACTAAGCGCATCCAGGTCTCCACCGGCAACGTGGACCTGCTTGAAGGCGGCCGCGCCGTCTCCGACGCCCCCACCACCGCCAACGACATCGAAGCCGTGTTCCTGGACGGCGGCACCGGCACCGTGCAAGGCGGCATCCAACCGGTTGCCGATTCCTACACCCGCGGCATGCCCGAGGTAGTCACCCGCGCGCAGTGGGGCGCCGGCCGCAGCAGCACCCCGTACTACTCCGAGCCCACCACCGCCGCCACCGTGCACCACACGGCCGGTTCCAACAACTACTCCGAGGCCGAGGCACCGGGCATCGTGCGCGGCATCTGGAACTACCACACCAACAACCTGGGCTGGGGAGACATCGGCTACCACGCGCTCGTCGATAAGTACGGCAACATCTACGAAGGCCGCGCCGGCGGCATGGACCGCGGCCCGCAGGGCGCCCACGTCGGCTCCTTCAACCAGAACACCTGGGGCGTGTCCATGCTGGGCGACTACCAGTCCGCCGAACCCACCTCGGCCGCCCTTCGCGCCATGGGCGAGATCATCGGCTGGAAGGCCGCCGTCGCGGGCTTCGACCCCACCGGCTCCAGCTACCACGTCGCCGAGGGCAACTTCCGCGGCTCCAAGTACGCAGCCGGCCAGGGCGCAATGTTCAGCAACATCAACGCCCACCGCGACTTCCACTACAACACCTGCCCGGGCGATAACCTGTACTCCAAGCTGCCCGTGGTCCGCGCAACTGCGGCCACGAAGTACCGCTCCTTGGGCGGAAGCCGCTCCGGCCTCGGCTCCATCCTGGACCGCTTGAGCGGCAACGACAAAACGTCCACCACGGCGACCACGACTGCGACCGCGACCACGACCGCGATGGATGCTGCCCCGGCAGATCCGAACTTCCGCGCCACCGGAACCGCGCCGACGCCAACGCCGACGCGCCAGGGCAGCCCGAGCAACGGCACCCCCGACGGCAACCTGGCCGCGCTGTCCTCCGGCGACCCGAACGCCATCGCCACCGTGGCCGGCACCGCCATCGGCCTGGTGCTGCTGTTCCTGGCGGCCCAGGACAAGCTACCCACCGTCTCCACCGCCGGCGACACCCAGGTCTTCGAGGGCCTGACGCTGGCACAAGCAGCCGGTTTAGCCAAGCAGATCAGCCCGGCCGTCGCGCCTACCCTCAACGCCTTCGGCTCCAGCGACGCCGCCCAGGTCTGGACCGCACTCGAGCCCACCTTGGGCAAGCTCGTCGCCGGCGTCGGCGGCCCCACCGGCCCGGCCGTGGCGCTGTACTCCAACGGCATCGGCGCCCGCAACAACGAAGGCGAAATCATCGCCCTGGTAGGCAAGATCGCCGAGGCCTGGCTGCAGCAGGGCCTCGACGCAGGCCCGCTGGGCATGCCGGTAACGCAGCAGTTCAACCCCACCGCCGACACCGTCCGCGTGGACTTCGAAGGCGGCTTCATCACCTACAACCCGTCCGCCAACACGGTGGACATCAACACCAACTAG
- the glpK gene encoding glycerol kinase GlpK — MALIAAIDQGTTSTRVCITGTDGKVVAQSQFEHAQHMPQKGWVEHDPMEIWRNTRRALSEALADEDISEQDIDALGLTNQRETAVIWEKETGKPIYNAIVWQDTRTNHDGDAEKFLRKTGLLHNSYPAAPKWAWILDNVPGARERAEKGELLAGTIDTWLIWNLTGGAKDLDRALHLTDVTNASRTLLMDLETLQWDMQLCDELRIPPQILPEIRPSVGNFGKIRPRGPLAGVPITGVLGDQQAALFGQGGIRENDAKMTYGTGLFMLLNTGGTPRFSDRGLLTTVAYQIQGQPPVYAQEGSVAVGGSLIQWLRDQLGILATAAESETLASQVEDSGGVVIVPAFSGLFAPRWRPDARGVIVGLTRFVDRRHIARAALEATCLQAREVVCAMGGEPKALKVDGGMTTNDLLMQMQADILGLTVERPANTETTVMGAASAAGMGISLIDEPLTLGPSTTWENEMAGPERDRLVAAWEDAVSRCLNLA, encoded by the coding sequence ATGGCTTTGATTGCGGCGATTGACCAGGGCACAACGTCGACACGCGTGTGCATCACAGGCACCGACGGCAAGGTCGTCGCCCAGTCGCAGTTCGAGCACGCCCAGCACATGCCGCAAAAAGGCTGGGTGGAGCACGACCCGATGGAGATCTGGCGCAACACGCGCCGGGCGTTGAGCGAGGCGCTCGCGGACGAGGACATCAGCGAGCAGGACATCGACGCGCTCGGCTTGACCAACCAGCGCGAAACGGCCGTGATCTGGGAAAAGGAGACCGGCAAGCCGATTTATAACGCCATCGTGTGGCAGGACACACGCACGAACCACGACGGCGACGCCGAGAAGTTCCTGCGTAAGACGGGGCTGTTGCACAACTCGTACCCGGCGGCGCCGAAGTGGGCGTGGATCCTGGATAACGTGCCCGGCGCCCGCGAGCGCGCGGAAAAGGGCGAGCTGCTCGCGGGGACGATCGACACTTGGCTGATCTGGAACCTCACCGGCGGCGCGAAGGACCTGGATCGCGCGCTGCACCTGACGGATGTGACTAACGCGTCGCGCACCCTGCTCATGGATTTGGAGACGCTCCAGTGGGACATGCAGCTTTGCGACGAGCTCCGCATCCCGCCGCAAATCCTCCCCGAGATCCGCCCGTCGGTGGGCAATTTCGGCAAGATCCGCCCCCGCGGCCCGCTGGCGGGCGTGCCCATCACTGGCGTGTTGGGCGACCAGCAGGCCGCGCTGTTCGGTCAGGGCGGGATTCGCGAAAACGACGCGAAGATGACCTACGGCACGGGCCTGTTTATGCTGCTCAACACGGGTGGAACGCCGAGGTTCAGCGACCGCGGGCTGCTCACCACCGTGGCGTACCAGATCCAGGGCCAGCCGCCGGTGTATGCGCAGGAAGGCTCGGTGGCGGTGGGCGGTTCGCTGATTCAGTGGCTGCGCGACCAGCTGGGCATCCTCGCCACCGCTGCGGAGTCCGAGACGTTGGCCAGCCAGGTCGAGGACAGTGGGGGAGTGGTGATCGTGCCGGCGTTTTCGGGCCTGTTTGCGCCGAGGTGGCGCCCCGATGCGCGTGGGGTGATCGTGGGGTTGACCCGGTTCGTCGATAGGCGGCATATCGCCCGGGCGGCGCTCGAGGCGACCTGTTTGCAGGCGCGCGAGGTGGTGTGTGCGATGGGCGGGGAGCCGAAGGCGCTGAAGGTCGACGGCGGGATGACCACGAACGACCTGCTCATGCAGATGCAGGCCGACATCCTGGGCCTGACAGTGGAGCGCCCCGCGAACACGGAGACCACGGTGATGGGCGCGGCGTCGGCGGCGGGCATGGGCATTTCGCTTATCGACGAACCGCTGACGCTCGGCCCCTCAACTACCTGGGAAAACGAAATGGCCGGCCCCGAAAGGGACCGGCTTGTCGCCGCCTGGGAGGACGCGGTGTCGCGCTGCCTCAATTTGGCATAA
- a CDS encoding HAD family hydrolase: protein MNAAPRLIISDIDGTFITSAGRVTDRLRTVIVRAVESGAHFGLATGRPHRWLIPVLEQLPIAPVCVCANGAVVYDPASDRVLHAYELTPAAMAEVVEVAERVLAGVPHGYGVERVGSSALDPEEECFIITPEYNRDAWDSQFGVTDTQTLISQPAAKLLVRCSSMTSAQMFELIAPEVDPELAHVTYSMDEGLIEVSCPGVDKAAGARYLAERYGVTAADAIAFGDMPNDLELLRWAGRGVAMANAAPMLHDAADHVTATNDEYGVAQVLERWF, encoded by the coding sequence ATGAACGCCGCCCCGCGCCTGATCATCTCCGACATCGACGGCACCTTCATCACCTCCGCCGGACGAGTCACCGACCGGTTGCGCACAGTGATCGTGCGCGCCGTCGAATCCGGCGCGCACTTCGGACTGGCTACGGGCCGTCCGCACCGCTGGCTCATTCCCGTGCTGGAGCAGCTGCCGATCGCGCCGGTGTGCGTGTGCGCCAACGGCGCCGTGGTCTACGACCCCGCTTCGGACCGGGTGCTGCACGCCTACGAACTCACACCGGCCGCGATGGCCGAGGTCGTCGAGGTAGCGGAGCGTGTCCTCGCCGGTGTGCCGCACGGTTACGGCGTAGAACGCGTCGGCTCGTCCGCGCTCGACCCGGAAGAAGAGTGCTTCATCATCACCCCCGAGTACAACCGGGACGCCTGGGACAGCCAATTCGGCGTCACTGACACCCAAACGTTGATCAGCCAACCCGCCGCGAAACTGCTGGTGCGTTGCTCATCCATGACCTCGGCGCAGATGTTCGAGCTCATCGCCCCCGAGGTGGACCCGGAGCTCGCTCACGTGACCTACTCCATGGACGAGGGCCTGATCGAAGTGTCCTGCCCCGGCGTGGACAAGGCCGCCGGCGCGCGCTACCTGGCTGAGCGCTACGGCGTCACCGCCGCCGACGCGATCGCATTCGGCGACATGCCCAACGACCTCGAGCTTCTGCGCTGGGCCGGCCGCGGGGTGGCCATGGCCAACGCCGCGCCCATGCTTCACGACGCCGCCGACCACGTCACCGCCACCAACGACGAATACGGCGTCGCGCAAGTGCTCGAGCGCTGGTTCTAG
- a CDS encoding lysophospholipid acyltransferase family protein, whose translation MDTRRYRGFTVPRLYEGVVANRNEAAERFYQGLVGFARRLMRAANIEVTVIGAENIPAESGALLAGNHTGYADFILMGTGPYLHGERLVRFMAKKSVFDVPVLGWLLKLMKHVPVDRARGGASIASAVQMLREGNLVGIFPEATISRSFELANFKTGAARIAHQAGVPLVPCAIWGSQRIWTKDLPKHFRDVPVIVRYGEPVALTGDAEADTAELKRQMQSLLDASRSEYATLYTDGAGEAWMPVALGGTAPTLEEAEGLYAKERAEREAKKQRRK comes from the coding sequence ATGGATACGCGCCGATACCGCGGTTTCACGGTCCCGCGACTCTACGAAGGCGTCGTCGCTAACCGCAACGAAGCAGCAGAGAGGTTTTACCAGGGCCTCGTCGGCTTCGCGCGCCGCCTCATGCGCGCGGCAAACATCGAGGTCACGGTCATCGGCGCCGAAAACATCCCGGCGGAAAGCGGCGCGTTACTCGCTGGTAACCACACCGGTTACGCCGACTTTATCCTGATGGGCACCGGGCCCTACCTGCACGGCGAGCGGCTCGTGCGGTTCATGGCCAAAAAGTCCGTCTTCGACGTGCCCGTGTTGGGCTGGCTGCTCAAGCTGATGAAGCATGTGCCGGTGGACCGGGCTCGCGGCGGCGCCTCCATCGCGTCGGCGGTGCAGATGCTGCGCGAGGGCAACCTCGTTGGCATCTTCCCCGAGGCCACCATCTCGCGGTCGTTTGAGCTGGCCAACTTCAAAACTGGCGCCGCGCGCATCGCCCACCAGGCTGGGGTGCCGCTCGTGCCTTGTGCGATCTGGGGCTCGCAGCGCATTTGGACCAAGGACCTGCCCAAACACTTCCGCGACGTGCCAGTCATCGTGCGCTACGGCGAGCCCGTCGCCCTCACCGGCGACGCCGAGGCGGACACCGCCGAGCTGAAGCGCCAGATGCAGTCCCTACTTGACGCCTCACGGTCCGAATACGCCACCCTCTACACCGACGGCGCGGGCGAGGCATGGATGCCGGTGGCGCTCGGCGGCACCGCGCCCACGCTGGAGGAGGCTGAGGGGCTCTACGCGAAGGAACGCGCTGAGCGCGAAGCGAAGAAGCAGCGCAGGAAGTGA
- the serS gene encoding serine--tRNA ligase, which translates to MIDLKRVRENPEAVRESQRARGEDPSLVDELLAADEARRAAIQKADELRSEQKAFGKKIGQAAPEDRPALLEGSNELKARVKEAQAAKAEAQEKLEKLQYSIANIIEGAPAGGEEDFVVLEHVGEVPEFDFEVKDHLDLAEPLGIIDMKRGTKVGGARFYYLAGDGAWLQLGMLMLAAQKAREAGFTLMVPPVLVRPDVMQGTGFLDAHDEEIYYLERDDMYLVGTSEVALAGLHQDEIIDLSDGPLLYAGWSSCFRREAGSYGKDTKGILRVHQFDKLEMFAYCKPEDAEEIHQKLLGLERDMLAAVEVPYRIIDVAAGDLGSSAARKFDTEAWVPSQGTYRELTSTSNCTTFQARRLHTRYRDADGKTQTAATLNGTLATTRWLVAILENNQQADGSVRVPEALRPWLGKEVLTP; encoded by the coding sequence GTGATTGATCTGAAGCGTGTGCGCGAAAACCCCGAGGCCGTCCGCGAGTCCCAGCGAGCCCGCGGCGAAGACCCTTCGCTTGTGGACGAGTTGCTGGCCGCCGACGAAGCCCGCCGCGCCGCCATCCAGAAGGCGGACGAGCTGCGCTCCGAGCAGAAGGCGTTTGGCAAGAAGATCGGTCAGGCCGCCCCGGAAGACCGCCCGGCGCTGCTGGAGGGCTCCAACGAGCTCAAGGCCCGCGTGAAGGAGGCCCAGGCGGCGAAGGCTGAGGCGCAGGAGAAGCTGGAGAAGCTGCAATACTCTATCGCCAACATCATCGAGGGCGCCCCGGCCGGCGGCGAGGAGGACTTCGTCGTCCTCGAGCACGTCGGCGAGGTACCCGAATTCGACTTCGAGGTCAAAGACCACCTGGACCTGGCGGAACCGCTCGGCATCATCGACATGAAGCGCGGCACCAAGGTCGGCGGCGCGCGCTTCTATTACCTAGCGGGCGACGGCGCCTGGCTGCAGCTGGGCATGCTCATGCTCGCCGCACAGAAGGCGCGCGAGGCCGGGTTCACGCTCATGGTTCCGCCGGTGCTGGTACGCCCGGACGTCATGCAGGGCACCGGTTTTTTGGACGCGCACGACGAGGAGATCTACTACCTCGAGCGCGACGACATGTACCTGGTGGGCACCTCCGAGGTGGCCTTGGCCGGTCTGCACCAGGACGAGATCATCGACCTGTCGGACGGCCCGCTGCTCTACGCCGGTTGGTCCTCCTGCTTCCGCCGCGAGGCCGGCTCCTACGGCAAGGACACCAAGGGCATCCTGCGCGTCCACCAGTTCGACAAACTGGAAATGTTCGCCTACTGCAAGCCAGAAGACGCTGAGGAAATACACCAGAAGCTGCTCGGCCTAGAGCGCGACATGCTCGCCGCCGTGGAGGTGCCCTACCGCATCATCGACGTCGCGGCCGGCGACCTCGGCTCATCCGCCGCCCGCAAGTTCGACACGGAGGCGTGGGTGCCGTCGCAAGGCACGTACCGCGAGCTAACCTCCACCTCCAACTGCACCACCTTCCAGGCGCGCCGCCTGCACACCCGCTACCGCGACGCGGACGGCAAGACCCAGACCGCCGCCACCCTCAACGGCACCCTGGCTACCACCCGCTGGCTGGTAGCCATCCTGGAGAACAACCAGCAGGCGGACGGTTCCGTGCGTGTTCCCGAGGCGCTGCGTCCGTGGCTGGGCAAGGAAGTGCTCACGCCCTAA
- a CDS encoding septum formation family protein produces MASKQSALRSFIIAALAGAVGAGTYTLAADTSETEPGAQASSTSASSTVSPDQATTFTTADAGACLTWQVAEDGTITGFEQADCEGEHRFEVSLRQNLATYPTSEFGPEAPMPNPTRQAQLREELCGAGTFRYLGGKYDPNGRYSIAPILPPADAWARGDRTMLCGLQETNRAGEPILTSGRVAEQDQARVFEAGQCVAIDASNTLTAVKCADPHQLEITSQVSLEQVFPDHTPAVEEQDKHLQDVCTQAAQDYMGSEENLYQIALRPFWTTQTPAAWEGGSRSVNCALMFSRPEGGFANLTGSATQGREHLLIDDAPPPERPQRRPLREQQAPAAPAQAPVQ; encoded by the coding sequence ATGGCTTCGAAACAGAGCGCGCTGCGTTCCTTCATCATCGCCGCACTGGCGGGCGCCGTCGGCGCGGGCACGTACACGCTCGCCGCCGACACTTCGGAGACTGAGCCCGGCGCGCAGGCATCCTCGACCAGCGCCAGTTCCACCGTCTCGCCCGATCAGGCCACCACGTTCACAACCGCCGACGCGGGGGCCTGCCTGACCTGGCAGGTGGCAGAAGACGGCACGATCACCGGCTTCGAGCAGGCGGACTGCGAGGGCGAGCACCGCTTCGAGGTATCCCTGCGGCAGAATCTGGCCACCTACCCCACCTCCGAGTTCGGTCCGGAGGCGCCGATGCCGAACCCGACGCGCCAGGCCCAGCTGCGCGAGGAGCTGTGCGGCGCCGGCACGTTCCGGTACTTAGGCGGCAAGTACGACCCGAACGGCCGCTACTCCATCGCCCCGATCCTGCCGCCGGCGGACGCGTGGGCCCGCGGGGACCGCACGATGCTGTGCGGGCTGCAGGAGACCAACCGCGCCGGCGAACCAATCCTCACCTCGGGCCGCGTGGCGGAACAAGACCAGGCCCGCGTGTTCGAGGCGGGCCAGTGCGTGGCCATCGACGCATCCAACACGCTCACCGCGGTAAAGTGCGCAGACCCGCACCAGCTGGAGATCACCAGCCAGGTCTCGCTGGAGCAGGTTTTCCCGGATCACACCCCGGCCGTTGAGGAGCAGGACAAGCACCTCCAGGACGTGTGCACCCAGGCCGCGCAAGACTACATGGGCAGCGAGGAAAACCTCTACCAGATCGCGCTGCGCCCATTCTGGACCACGCAGACCCCCGCCGCCTGGGAGGGCGGCTCCCGCAGCGTGAATTGCGCGTTAATGTTCTCGCGCCCGGAGGGAGGTTTTGCCAACCTCACCGGGTCCGCAACGCAGGGCCGTGAGCATCTGCTTATCGACGACGCTCCGCCCCCCGAGCGCCCCCAGCGCCGCCCCTTGCGGGAACAGCAGGCTCCGGCCGCCCCGGCACAGGCTCCGGTGCAGTAG
- a CDS encoding metallopeptidase family protein — MHPVSDEAFEEMINDALDTIPNNFAQYMTNMVILARDYNPDDPTLLGLFEGVPLTEQHSNHSGFLPDAVFVYKNALEAICSDEEQLRHEVKVTVLHEVGHYFGLEENELHALGWG, encoded by the coding sequence ATGCACCCGGTCAGCGACGAGGCGTTCGAGGAGATGATCAACGACGCGTTGGACACCATCCCGAACAACTTCGCCCAGTACATGACAAACATGGTGATCCTGGCGCGGGACTACAACCCGGACGACCCGACCTTGCTGGGCCTGTTCGAGGGGGTGCCACTCACGGAGCAGCACTCGAACCACTCCGGGTTCTTGCCGGACGCGGTGTTCGTGTACAAAAACGCCCTCGAGGCGATCTGCTCCGATGAGGAGCAGCTGCGCCACGAGGTGAAGGTGACCGTGCTGCACGAGGTGGGCCACTACTTCGGGCTGGAGGAAAACGAGCTCCACGCCCTCGGCTGGGGCTAG
- the pheA gene encoding prephenate dehydratase, protein MRSGESPMTRVAYLGPAGTFTEEAALRFGIEGAQYLPVDSPAAALAALDAGEAEYAVCAIENSIDGAVTTTMDALAATPSARIVGETELAIAFAVMTRQGQALDSALRLATHPVAHQQVKRWVATHAPRAEFIPAPSNAAAAKMVADGAADVAVAPGRAAALHGLEIHARGVADAETARTRFVLVAKQPALPEPTGNDRTAIVFRTKNEPGALVRVLQEFAARGVDMTRIESRPTREEPNTYDFFVDLAGHANDAAVAAALEAGASHTTAMRQLGTWARTGR, encoded by the coding sequence ATGCGATCCGGTGAGAGTCCAATGACCCGCGTCGCCTACCTGGGCCCTGCCGGCACTTTCACAGAAGAAGCAGCGCTGCGCTTCGGCATCGAGGGCGCGCAGTACCTGCCTGTTGATTCGCCGGCCGCGGCTCTTGCCGCCCTGGACGCGGGCGAGGCAGAGTACGCTGTGTGCGCGATTGAGAACTCCATCGACGGCGCGGTGACCACCACCATGGATGCGCTCGCCGCAACCCCGAGCGCGCGCATCGTGGGAGAGACCGAGCTCGCCATCGCGTTCGCCGTCATGACCAGGCAGGGCCAAGCACTTGATAGCGCCCTCCGGCTCGCCACCCACCCCGTCGCCCACCAACAGGTCAAGCGCTGGGTGGCAACACACGCGCCACGCGCGGAGTTCATCCCTGCACCGTCCAACGCTGCCGCGGCGAAGATGGTCGCCGACGGCGCGGCCGACGTGGCCGTCGCCCCGGGGCGGGCGGCGGCGCTGCACGGGCTGGAAATCCACGCCCGGGGTGTCGCTGACGCGGAGACGGCGCGGACGAGGTTCGTGCTCGTCGCAAAGCAACCTGCCCTGCCGGAACCCACCGGCAACGACCGCACCGCGATTGTCTTCCGCACGAAGAACGAACCCGGCGCCCTGGTGCGCGTGCTGCAGGAGTTCGCCGCGCGCGGGGTGGACATGACGCGCATCGAGTCGCGGCCCACGCGCGAGGAGCCCAACACCTACGACTTCTTCGTGGACCTCGCAGGCCACGCAAATGACGCGGCGGTGGCGGCCGCGCTGGAGGCTGGCGCCTCGCACACCACCGCGATGCGGCAGCTTGGCACCTGGGCGCGCACGGGGCGCTAG
- a CDS encoding DUF2891 family protein has protein sequence MQDSWARTIEQVVGQEYPAAMHHEQAGSGHPDPRTLHPAFWGSYDWHSCVHMLCTAVKMHLRVDDHRLADLLDERLTKDNVAAEAEYLRTHPVYERPYGWAWAMQLVKVCRGTRWEGSLAPLEAQLERNIAVWLGTQQWPVRHGVHSNSALALLLIHDAAPALHELVERTAEAWFGDDRAYPHAWEVSGHDFVSNGLAESALMRRVLPAEEFSTWLGGFLTPAAFEFYTAPIQVADPQDGQQAHLIGLMLTRAWLLREIGKPEGTQVLIDAAAPHLTGDNFMATHWLITYAVLAEDAAANIPAS, from the coding sequence ATGCAGGATTCGTGGGCGCGCACTATCGAGCAGGTTGTCGGCCAGGAATACCCCGCCGCCATGCACCATGAGCAGGCAGGCTCCGGCCACCCCGACCCGCGGACCCTGCACCCGGCGTTTTGGGGCTCCTACGACTGGCACTCGTGCGTGCATATGCTCTGCACCGCGGTGAAGATGCATTTGCGTGTCGATGACCACAGGCTCGCCGACCTTCTCGATGAGCGCCTGACCAAAGACAACGTCGCCGCTGAGGCCGAGTACCTGCGGACACATCCCGTCTATGAGCGCCCGTACGGCTGGGCGTGGGCGATGCAGCTGGTCAAAGTGTGCCGCGGTACCCGGTGGGAGGGCTCGCTCGCGCCGCTTGAGGCCCAGCTGGAGCGCAACATCGCCGTGTGGCTGGGCACGCAGCAGTGGCCGGTGCGCCACGGGGTGCACTCGAACTCGGCGCTGGCGCTGCTGCTCATCCACGATGCTGCACCTGCGCTGCACGAGCTGGTGGAGCGCACCGCCGAAGCCTGGTTCGGCGACGACCGCGCCTACCCGCACGCGTGGGAGGTTTCGGGCCACGATTTCGTTTCCAACGGCCTGGCCGAGTCCGCGCTAATGCGCCGGGTGCTACCAGCCGAAGAGTTCTCCACTTGGCTGGGCGGCTTCCTCACACCCGCGGCGTTTGAGTTCTACACCGCGCCGATCCAGGTCGCGGACCCGCAGGACGGCCAGCAGGCCCATCTCATCGGGCTCATGCTCACCCGCGCCTGGTTGCTGCGCGAAATTGGTAAGCCGGAAGGAACACAGGTGCTTATCGACGCAGCTGCGCCCCACCTGACCGGCGACAACTTCATGGCAACGCACTGGTTGATCACTTACGCGGTCCTCGCGGAGGACGCGGCGGCAAACATACCTGCCAGCTGA